One Schistocerca nitens isolate TAMUIC-IGC-003100 chromosome 1, iqSchNite1.1, whole genome shotgun sequence DNA segment encodes these proteins:
- the LOC126195732 gene encoding uncharacterized protein LOC126195732 produces the protein MRGFGMTPSKTRYTKKRLYHEFLIDKTAERWNAYRTARRDAKQAIAATKSSRYANIYSKLDTREGERDLHRLDKARHHNSEDVHRFYGVNDETGNLLVDWKKARERWRSYFKKISTEDSSHPPIPTGHAVEGPVREIAVEEVKTALKKMKPGETTGPDDLAAELWCSHHWKAAEWLTELFNKIIDDGQISADWDQGITVPIFKKKGILAECTNYRPVRLLCHAMKIFERVLDQRIPLRQHDVPEQLINWVQLLHAQPRSYVHTTSGLSKDFLITVGVHQGSALSPLLFILVMDSMTADLHRPLPWTLHYADNVMLAAENRPDLQSLTQELSDQLEQHGLSLNLKKTEYITSDRQEMGTITINGEDLTRVSLSTLVP, from the exons ATGCGTGGTTTTGGAATGACACCGTCAAAGACGCGGTACACAAAGAAACGATTGTATCATGAGTTTCTTATCGATAAAACAGCGGAGCGATGGAATGCATACAGAACAGCGCGAAGAGATGCAAAACAGGCTATAGCAGCAACCAAATCCTCACGCTATGCTAATATATACTCAAAACTTGACACACGTGAAGGAGAGCGGGACTTACATCGACTCGATAAAGCAAGACATCACAATTCAGAAGATGTTCATCGGTTCTACGGAGTCAATGATGAGACGGGTAATCTGCTAGTTGATTGGAAGAAGGCCAGAGAACGATGGCGCAGCTACTTCAAGAAGATCTCAACAGAAGATTCCTCCCATCCACCAATACCCACCGGCCATGCTGTTGAAGGGCCCGTAAGAGAAATTGCAGTCGAAGAAGTCAAGACTGCTTTGAAGAAAATGAAGCCTGGGGAAACCACCGGCCCAGATGACCTTGCAGCAGAGTTATGGTGTTCACATCACTGGAAGGCAGCCGAATGGTTAACGGAACTCTTCAACAAGATCATTGACGACGGACAAATATCAGCTGATTGGGATCAGGGCATCACCGTGCCTATCTTTAAGAAGAAGGGAATTCTCGCTGAGTGCACCAACTACCGTCCAGTTCGACTTCTCTGCCATGCTATGAAAATCTTTGAGCGTGTTCTGGACCAAAGGATCC CACTTCGACAGCATGATGTGCCGGAGCAGCTTATTAACTGGGTGCAGTTACTTCATGCACAGCCGAGAAGTTATGTCCATACAACCTCAGGACTATCCAAGGACTTCCTCATCACTGTCGGCGTCCATCAAGGTTCTGCATTATCACCACTTCTGTTCATTCTTGTAATGGACAGTATGACAGCTGACCTGCACCGGCCGTTACCATGGACCCTACATTATGCTGACAACGTGATGCTGGCAGCAGAAAACAGGCCTGATCTGCAGAGCCTAACTCAAGAACTGAGTGACCAGTTGGAGCAACACGGTTtgagccttaatttgaagaaaaccgagtacataacatcagacagacaagaaATGGGAACCATCACGATTAATGGTGAAGATCTGACTCGTGTAAGTTTAAGTACCTTGGTTCCATGA